In Geotalea uraniireducens, one genomic interval encodes:
- a CDS encoding HD-GYP domain-containing protein: MEKVLFVDDEASILSSIERLFVDNDIALSFAGNADQALEIIAQEEIAVVVSDNLMPGKRGLDFLADLKYVSPYAVKILMTAYADLPTALAAINRGEVYRFVVKPWDNDEFVETVRQSLQRYRTIKALREEDETILRSLAQTIELKDPYTKGHCGRVAAYALMLAEALHLPQRTVKDIRFGSWLHDCGKIGVPDAILNFGGPVNASDFETLKKHPDWGAEVVQQAHLSPTILNIVLSHHERYDGDGYPHGLAGEQIPLEARIVAAADVFDALTTDRPYRRAFPMRKAVEIFSSMAGSALDPQLVTIFLGVLRTNGVIPDSLAAEDEQHG; this comes from the coding sequence ATGGAAAAAGTTCTGTTCGTCGATGATGAAGCATCCATTCTCAGTTCGATTGAAAGGTTGTTCGTCGACAACGACATTGCGCTCAGCTTTGCCGGGAATGCCGACCAGGCCCTGGAGATCATCGCACAGGAAGAGATTGCGGTCGTCGTTTCCGACAATCTGATGCCGGGCAAGCGGGGGCTCGATTTCCTGGCGGATCTGAAATATGTCTCACCGTATGCGGTGAAAATCCTGATGACCGCCTATGCCGATCTTCCCACCGCTCTGGCGGCGATCAACCGGGGCGAGGTTTACCGCTTCGTTGTCAAACCCTGGGACAATGACGAGTTCGTCGAAACAGTCAGGCAATCCTTGCAACGCTACCGAACCATCAAGGCGTTGCGGGAGGAAGACGAGACGATCCTCCGGTCGCTGGCCCAGACGATCGAACTGAAGGACCCCTACACCAAGGGGCACTGCGGGCGGGTCGCCGCTTACGCGCTGATGCTCGCCGAAGCGTTGCACCTGCCGCAGCGGACCGTCAAGGATATCCGTTTCGGCAGCTGGCTGCACGATTGCGGCAAGATCGGCGTTCCCGATGCAATCCTCAATTTCGGCGGCCCCGTCAACGCCAGCGATTTCGAGACGCTGAAGAAGCATCCGGACTGGGGGGCGGAAGTCGTCCAGCAGGCCCATCTGTCGCCGACCATCCTGAACATCGTCCTTTCCCACCACGAACGGTACGATGGCGACGGCTATCCCCACGGATTGGCCGGCGAGCAGATTCCGCTGGAGGCCCGGATCGTTGCTGCTGCCGATGTATTCGACGCCTTGACGACCGACCGCCCCTATCGCCGGGCCTTCCCGATGCGCAAGGCGGTAGAGATTTTTTCCTCGATGGCCGGGAGCGCCCTCGATCCGCAACTGGTGACGATCTTCCTCGGTGTGCTGCGGACGAACGGCGTGATCCCCGATTCTCTCGCGGCTGAGGATGAACAGCATGGCTGA
- a CDS encoding PAS domain S-box protein, translating into MICGSLKLTMTVAVSLLVLALMSTMAWVAYRDSAAAYKTSIARDQMLLITSLAGQIDEKLSVAREQLTHIAQRVPLADLGQPKQLRRFLDEESEARMFFDDGMYVLSATGASLGGTSCLDGHRADEFVKHPVFRQALQNDQALISDPYEAGCAGHHPAIAFVVPIHDVRGRIVGLLVGRHNLLNDTFLGAIASLRIGTSGYVYAITAKRHLAVHKEKSRILDYVPPGRNAGIDQALAGFDGSLENLNSKSVRGISSFVHLKAVDWILACHYPLAEAYAPLVKARGRIFAFLVVALVLSTAIVWLLMKFLTAPLLGLTAHVRTVGGKRGAERFIARPGRDEIGDLAQAFNAMLAEIDRKSADLRQKQEKYRIVAQFTSELAVWHDEAGVIRFISSNCLQLTGYEDREFYARPGLFNELVHPDERDVWTNHLASPPSESWHDPLDLRIVTKSGTVRWLTHNCHRVMTPDGAPRGIRSSFQDITERKVMEEVVRAQRDFAESLIQNAAVPMFVIDAQHRVIIWNRACEELTGLPAPQVIGTSRQWQGFYDRERPTLADVVLSGDRDTAAAYFHSIAPSTMTREGLQAEGWYTHLGGKARYISFDAAPVRLADGTMIAVVETLQDITQRKIAEENVAKLRDFYLTLFEEFPAPIWRAGVNGLCNYFNRTWLDFTGRTLEQELGEGWLQNVHPDDRDHCLISYRQAFNAQEPFVIEYRLCHASGEYRWLVDNGRPFHDLTGQFAGYIGVCFDISERRKAEDELRKLMRAVEQSASSIVITDTEGTIEYVNQKFVQVTGYGLHEAIGQNPRILKSGDTQADKYRQLWETITSGGEWRGELHNKRKNGEFFWEFATIAPIYDSEGQITHYLAVKEDITARKEAERALLKSKAELVVKHEQLSSLFKQVEKAKNEWEETLNCMADLVLLIDRQGKIRRCNKAVLELTGKGNQEIVGTSWQELLLTPEMEEGAMSGRGREYYHRPSDRWFFLAHYTYGEGETGTGGGVITLHDTTEIKRVSAALEEAYGELKSAHAQMLQKEKMASIGQLAAGVAHEINNPIGFITSNLGTLGKYQDKLATFIKTLEEMLAASGDQAVIAEIAAGRKQLKIDYVLDDIGSLIAESLDGADRVRKIVQDLKSFSRVDEAECKMASVHECLDSTINIVWNEIKYKATLNKDYGDIPLIKCYPQQLNQVFMNLLVNAAHAIDKQGEIAVRTWTDEKSLFVSIADTGAGIPVENLSRIFEPFFTTKEVGKGTGLGLSISYDIVKKHGGDLSVASEVGVGTTFTVRLPMITSDSRPS; encoded by the coding sequence ATGATCTGCGGTAGTTTGAAATTGACCATGACGGTTGCCGTATCGCTACTGGTGCTGGCGCTGATGTCGACCATGGCCTGGGTGGCGTATCGGGATTCGGCTGCTGCCTATAAAACTTCGATTGCTCGCGACCAGATGCTGTTAATCACCTCTTTGGCAGGGCAAATCGACGAGAAGCTCTCCGTGGCCAGGGAGCAATTGACCCATATCGCCCAGAGGGTTCCGCTGGCCGATCTCGGCCAGCCCAAGCAGCTGCGCCGTTTTCTCGACGAAGAGAGCGAGGCGCGGATGTTTTTCGACGACGGGATGTATGTCCTGTCGGCAACGGGAGCATCTCTGGGAGGGACCAGCTGCCTGGACGGACATCGGGCAGACGAGTTCGTAAAACATCCGGTTTTCCGGCAGGCGCTGCAAAACGACCAAGCCCTGATTTCCGATCCTTATGAGGCCGGCTGTGCTGGCCATCATCCCGCCATTGCCTTTGTAGTGCCGATTCATGACGTCCGCGGCAGGATCGTCGGGCTGCTGGTTGGCCGGCACAACCTCCTCAACGATACGTTCCTCGGGGCCATTGCCAGCCTGCGCATCGGCACGAGCGGCTATGTTTATGCCATAACTGCGAAGCGCCACCTTGCGGTGCATAAAGAGAAATCACGCATCCTCGACTACGTGCCGCCGGGCCGTAATGCCGGCATCGACCAAGCGCTGGCGGGCTTCGACGGCTCGCTGGAGAATCTCAATTCCAAGAGCGTGCGCGGCATCTCTTCCTTTGTCCACCTGAAAGCGGTGGATTGGATACTTGCCTGCCATTATCCCCTCGCCGAAGCGTATGCGCCGCTGGTTAAAGCCCGGGGGCGCATTTTTGCCTTCCTTGTGGTTGCCCTGGTGTTGTCGACGGCGATCGTCTGGCTGCTGATGAAATTCCTGACCGCCCCTCTCCTGGGACTTACCGCCCATGTCCGGACGGTTGGCGGCAAACGGGGTGCTGAACGCTTTATTGCCCGGCCGGGTAGAGACGAGATCGGCGATTTGGCACAGGCCTTCAATGCGATGCTCGCGGAAATCGATCGGAAGAGCGCCGATTTGCGGCAGAAGCAGGAGAAATACCGGATCGTGGCCCAGTTTACGAGCGAATTGGCGGTCTGGCATGACGAAGCCGGGGTCATCCGCTTTATATCTTCCAACTGTCTGCAGCTGACCGGTTATGAAGACCGGGAATTCTATGCCCGTCCCGGGCTATTCAATGAGCTGGTCCATCCCGACGAACGTGATGTCTGGACGAACCATCTGGCAAGTCCGCCTTCCGAAAGCTGGCATGATCCGCTCGATCTCCGGATTGTGACCAAGTCGGGAACGGTCCGCTGGCTTACCCACAACTGTCACCGGGTGATGACGCCGGACGGCGCGCCGCGCGGAATCCGAAGCAGCTTCCAGGACATTACCGAACGGAAGGTGATGGAGGAAGTAGTGCGGGCCCAGCGGGATTTTGCCGAAAGCCTGATTCAGAATGCGGCCGTGCCGATGTTTGTCATCGATGCCCAGCACCGGGTTATCATCTGGAACCGGGCCTGCGAGGAATTGACCGGACTGCCGGCACCGCAGGTTATCGGTACGTCGCGGCAGTGGCAGGGATTTTACGATCGGGAACGGCCTACCCTGGCCGATGTGGTACTCAGCGGCGATCGCGATACTGCCGCGGCCTATTTCCATTCGATCGCCCCCTCCACCATGACACGCGAAGGGCTGCAGGCGGAGGGCTGGTACACCCACCTCGGCGGCAAAGCCCGTTACATCTCTTTCGATGCGGCGCCGGTCCGCCTTGCCGACGGGACAATGATCGCCGTTGTCGAAACGTTGCAGGATATTACTCAGCGTAAAATTGCCGAAGAGAACGTTGCCAAGCTGCGGGATTTTTACCTAACACTCTTCGAGGAGTTTCCGGCGCCGATCTGGCGGGCCGGCGTGAACGGCCTCTGCAACTATTTCAACCGGACCTGGCTCGATTTTACCGGCCGGACATTGGAGCAGGAGCTTGGCGAGGGATGGCTCCAAAACGTCCATCCCGATGATCGCGACCATTGTCTGATCAGCTATCGGCAGGCATTTAACGCCCAAGAGCCGTTTGTCATTGAGTACCGCCTCTGCCACGCTTCGGGCGAATACCGCTGGCTTGTCGACAACGGTCGGCCGTTCCACGACCTGACCGGCCAGTTTGCCGGCTACATCGGCGTCTGCTTCGATATTTCCGAGCGCCGCAAGGCCGAGGATGAACTGCGGAAATTGATGCGGGCGGTCGAGCAGAGTGCCAGTTCGATCGTTATTACCGATACAGAGGGGACGATCGAATACGTCAACCAGAAATTCGTCCAGGTGACCGGCTACGGGCTGCACGAGGCAATTGGCCAGAACCCCCGTATCCTCAAATCGGGAGACACCCAGGCGGATAAGTACCGGCAGCTCTGGGAAACCATTACGAGCGGCGGCGAGTGGCGGGGTGAACTGCACAATAAAAGGAAAAACGGGGAATTTTTCTGGGAGTTTGCCACCATTGCGCCGATTTACGACAGCGAGGGGCAGATTACCCACTACCTGGCCGTAAAAGAGGACATCACTGCCCGCAAGGAGGCCGAGCGCGCTCTGCTGAAGAGCAAGGCCGAACTGGTAGTCAAGCACGAGCAGTTGAGCAGCCTGTTCAAACAGGTCGAAAAAGCGAAGAACGAATGGGAAGAGACCCTCAACTGCATGGCCGACCTGGTGCTGCTGATCGACCGGCAGGGGAAGATTCGCCGCTGCAACAAGGCGGTCCTGGAGCTTACCGGGAAAGGTAACCAGGAGATTGTCGGCACCTCGTGGCAGGAACTGCTCCTGACACCGGAGATGGAAGAGGGCGCGATGTCGGGACGAGGGCGTGAATATTATCACCGGCCGAGCGACCGCTGGTTTTTCCTCGCCCATTACACGTATGGCGAAGGTGAGACCGGCACGGGCGGCGGGGTGATTACCCTCCATGACACTACGGAAATCAAGCGAGTTTCGGCGGCCCTGGAGGAGGCCTACGGTGAGTTGAAATCGGCCCATGCCCAGATGCTGCAGAAAGAGAAGATGGCGTCGATCGGTCAGCTTGCCGCCGGCGTGGCCCACGAGATCAACAACCCGATCGGCTTTATCACCAGCAATCTTGGTACCCTTGGCAAGTACCAGGATAAGCTTGCCACCTTTATCAAAACGCTGGAGGAGATGCTTGCCGCCAGCGGCGATCAAGCCGTCATTGCTGAGATCGCGGCCGGGAGGAAACAGCTGAAGATCGATTACGTGCTGGACGATATCGGTAGCCTGATCGCCGAATCCCTCGACGGTGCCGACCGGGTGCGCAAGATCGTTCAGGACCTGAAGAGTTTTTCCCGGGTGGATGAGGCGGAATGTAAAATGGCGAGCGTTCACGAATGTCTGGACAGCACGATCAATATCGTCTGGAACGAAATCAAGTACAAGGCGACTCTTAACAAGGATTACGGCGACATCCCGCTGATCAAGTGCTACCCCCAGCAGCTCAACCAGGTATTCATGAACCTGCTGGTCAATGCCGCCCATGCCATCGACAAACAGGGGGAGATCGCCGTCCGGACCTGGACCGACGAAAAATCGCTGTTTGTGTCGATCGCGGATACGGGGGCCGGGATCCCGGTCGAGAACCTGTCCCGGATTTTCGAGCCGTTCTTTACCACCAAGGAGGTTGGCAAAGGAACCGGCCTCGGCTTGTCGATCAGTTACGATATCGTCAAGAAGCATGGCGGTGATTTGTCGGTGGCGAGCGAGGTGGGGGTGGGGACAACCTTTACGGTCCGCCTGCCGATGATTACGTCGGATAGCCGGCCGAGCTGA
- a CDS encoding HAD family hydrolase: MHVQVKAVIYDCDGVMFDSFEANLAFYAKVLENFGLALDRGDTETMRILHTYSNRDVMEYLFAGDPRREEAIRLAGTIDYRELVPLMRMEAGFRETLEQLRSRVSLAVCTNRSTSMELVLETFGLKDYFGCVMTAARVRNPKPHPEPLHKVLEHFSLTPEEALFVGDSEVDRAAAAAAGVPFVAYRAEYPACRSIYDHREIVSLLS, from the coding sequence GTGCATGTGCAGGTCAAGGCGGTAATTTACGACTGTGACGGGGTGATGTTCGACTCCTTCGAGGCCAACCTGGCCTTTTACGCAAAAGTCCTGGAGAATTTCGGCCTGGCGCTCGATCGCGGTGATACCGAGACGATGCGGATTCTGCACACCTATTCGAACCGCGACGTGATGGAATATCTCTTTGCCGGCGATCCCCGGCGCGAAGAGGCGATTCGCCTTGCCGGAACGATCGACTACCGCGAACTGGTTCCCCTGATGCGGATGGAAGCCGGTTTCCGCGAGACGCTCGAACAGCTGCGATCACGGGTGTCGCTGGCGGTCTGCACCAATCGTTCGACGTCGATGGAACTGGTCCTGGAGACGTTCGGGCTGAAGGATTATTTCGGTTGCGTGATGACCGCCGCCCGGGTGCGGAACCCGAAGCCCCATCCCGAGCCGCTGCACAAGGTGCTGGAACACTTTTCCCTCACTCCGGAAGAGGCGCTGTTTGTCGGCGATTCCGAGGTCGATCGGGCTGCCGCGGCCGCGGCCGGGGTTCCGTTCGTGGCGTACCGGGCCGAGTATCCGGCGTGCCGCTCGATTTACGATCACCGTGAGATCGTTTCTCTGCTGAGCTGA
- a CDS encoding GTP-binding protein produces MIEYDESQQRMVLKLVYYGPALSGKTTNLLRLHDLLAREGRGELMMLDTTDDRTIFFDLLPFFLVAPSGLKIKVKVYTVPGQVRHDATRKAVLQRADGVVFVADSQYAEGANNGESFANLEKNLALVGIDIEQLPLVVQFNKRDLKEIISETEISRIWGPTGIPVVLASALQGWGVVETFREVAGLIYDHIDLKHRLREDHGLDRATFVQRLVNRVDQPET; encoded by the coding sequence GTGATCGAGTACGATGAATCACAGCAGCGGATGGTTCTGAAGCTGGTCTATTACGGGCCGGCGCTGTCGGGCAAGACCACCAATCTGCTCCGTCTCCACGACCTCCTTGCCCGGGAGGGGCGGGGTGAATTGATGATGCTCGATACTACCGACGACCGGACGATTTTTTTCGACCTGCTGCCGTTTTTCCTGGTGGCGCCGAGCGGGCTGAAGATCAAGGTCAAGGTGTATACCGTGCCGGGGCAGGTCCGCCACGACGCCACCCGGAAAGCGGTTCTGCAGCGGGCCGACGGCGTCGTGTTCGTCGCCGATTCGCAGTACGCGGAAGGGGCCAACAACGGCGAAAGTTTCGCGAATCTCGAAAAGAACCTGGCGCTGGTCGGGATCGACATCGAGCAGCTGCCGCTGGTCGTGCAGTTCAACAAGCGTGATCTGAAAGAGATCATCTCGGAGACCGAGATCTCCCGCATCTGGGGACCGACCGGCATTCCGGTCGTGCTTGCCTCGGCGCTCCAGGGGTGGGGGGTAGTGGAGACGTTTCGCGAAGTGGCGGGGCTGATCTACGACCATATCGATCTGAAACACCGGCTGCGGGAAGATCATGGCCTTGATCGGGCGACCTTCGTGCAACGGCTGGTCAACCGGGTCGATCAGCCGGAAACGTAA
- a CDS encoding ATP-binding response regulator, giving the protein MEERVKILCVDDEVNVLRALERMFMDDDYEILTCSSAEEGLATLEKVQPIHIVISDYRMPIMNGVDFLREVCKQWPDTIRIVLSGYADTAAIVSAINDGQIYKFIPKPWNEDEVRVTIVNAIERYFLHQHNVQLLAELTRKNDELARINQILEEKVLERTRVLMLQNRVLSRAQNILDALPVAVLGIDPEGVVAQCNQECADLLGCELGQLVGSQADGALPAAFLDLIKPAGDGEQGRELVLRGMPLQVRIAALDEEGQQGTVVVLIRGEGR; this is encoded by the coding sequence ATGGAAGAGCGAGTGAAAATTCTTTGCGTCGACGACGAGGTGAACGTCCTGCGGGCTCTGGAAAGGATGTTCATGGACGACGACTACGAAATCCTGACCTGTTCGTCGGCCGAGGAGGGATTGGCAACCCTGGAGAAAGTCCAGCCGATCCATATCGTGATCTCCGATTACCGGATGCCGATCATGAACGGCGTCGATTTCCTGCGGGAAGTCTGCAAGCAGTGGCCCGATACGATCCGGATCGTCCTGTCGGGCTATGCCGATACGGCTGCCATTGTGTCGGCGATCAACGACGGGCAGATTTACAAATTTATTCCGAAGCCGTGGAACGAAGACGAAGTACGGGTGACCATCGTCAATGCCATCGAGCGCTATTTCCTCCACCAGCACAATGTTCAGCTGCTGGCCGAGTTGACCCGGAAAAACGACGAACTTGCCCGCATCAATCAGATTCTCGAAGAGAAGGTGCTCGAACGGACCCGGGTACTGATGCTGCAGAATCGGGTGCTCAGCCGGGCCCAGAACATTCTCGATGCCCTCCCGGTAGCAGTGCTCGGGATCGATCCCGAGGGGGTCGTCGCGCAGTGCAACCAGGAGTGTGCGGACCTGCTCGGTTGCGAACTCGGCCAACTGGTCGGCTCCCAGGCTGACGGGGCGCTTCCCGCCGCCTTTCTCGATCTGATCAAGCCGGCCGGCGACGGGGAGCAGGGGCGGGAACTGGTGTTGCGGGGGATGCCGCTCCAGGTGCGGATCGCGGCACTTGATGAAGAGGGCCAACAGGGGACCGTAGTGGTCCTGATTCGTGGAGAGGGGCGCTAA